A single window of Synechococcus sp. CBW1004 DNA harbors:
- a CDS encoding peptidylprolyl isomerase — protein sequence MGGLAVLLSTTLLLTGAMPAGAALPQGNAVKDPEAILRNALPIQAAQLQGLQRLLEATSDDLRAKRWKPLSTLVGRCQSQLSAQHDTILQSFNEKDLPRATALLDDLRSQLQEVAAAAEARDRDGFLAARRTALSSIGAAEALLVGDFPFAIPSEFDALPRLLGRATLTINTTQGELTAVVDGYNAPLTAGAFVDLAQRKFYDDLPFTRAEDFYVLQSGDPKGDAMGYVDPKTGQERHVPLEIRIVGDPAPLYNETFEDVGRYKAEPVLPFATYGTLGWAHSDEALDDGSSQFFFFLYEPELTPAGLNLVDGRNAAFGYVVDGFDVLEELGVDDRILSVRVVEGAENLKAQG from the coding sequence ATGGGCGGCCTGGCCGTGCTGCTGAGCACCACCCTCCTGCTGACAGGGGCCATGCCCGCAGGGGCCGCCCTGCCCCAGGGAAACGCGGTCAAGGACCCCGAGGCCATCCTGCGCAACGCTCTGCCCATCCAGGCAGCACAGCTTCAGGGCCTGCAGCGGCTTCTGGAGGCCACCAGCGACGATCTGCGCGCCAAGCGCTGGAAGCCGCTGAGTACGCTGGTGGGCCGCTGTCAGTCCCAGCTCTCCGCACAGCACGACACCATTCTCCAATCCTTCAATGAGAAGGATCTGCCCAGGGCCACGGCACTGCTGGACGATCTGCGTTCCCAGCTGCAGGAGGTGGCCGCCGCCGCCGAGGCACGCGACCGCGACGGCTTCCTGGCCGCGCGCCGCACCGCCCTCTCCAGCATCGGCGCCGCCGAAGCCCTGCTGGTGGGCGACTTCCCCTTCGCCATTCCTTCCGAATTCGACGCCCTGCCCCGTCTTCTGGGCCGGGCCACCCTGACGATCAACACCACCCAGGGCGAGCTCACCGCGGTGGTCGATGGCTACAACGCCCCGCTGACGGCCGGTGCTTTCGTGGATCTGGCCCAGCGCAAGTTCTACGACGACCTGCCCTTCACCCGGGCCGAAGACTTCTACGTGCTGCAGAGCGGCGATCCCAAGGGTGACGCCATGGGATACGTCGATCCGAAGACCGGCCAGGAACGGCATGTGCCCCTGGAGATCCGCATCGTCGGCGATCCCGCGCCTCTCTACAACGAAACCTTCGAGGACGTGGGTCGCTACAAGGCCGAGCCGGTGCTGCCCTTCGCCACCTACGGCACCCTGGGCTGGGCCCACTCCGATGAAGCTCTCGACGACGGTTCGTCGCAGTTCTTCTTTTTCCTCTACGAGCCCGAGCTCACCCCCGCCGGCCTCAACCTCGTCGATGGCCGCAACGCCGCCTTCGGCTATGTGGTCGACGGCTTTGATGTGCTGGAGGAACTGGGGGTCGACGATCGCATCCTCTCGGTGCGGGTGGTCGAGGGCGCCGAGAATCTGAAGGCCCAGGGCTGA
- the accB gene encoding acetyl-CoA carboxylase biotin carboxyl carrier protein, protein MQLDHDQLRQLLALLGESDIQELRLEGDDFRLEVRRNLPASAPPLAVVQAPQPTSVPAVAAAPAPPVPAPSAPPPPAASARSDLQPITAPMVGTFYRAPAPGEAPFVEVGSRVAPGQPVCILEAMKLMNELEAEIGGEIVEILVENGTPVEFGQVLMRIKPS, encoded by the coding sequence ATGCAGCTCGATCACGACCAGCTCCGTCAGCTGCTGGCCCTTCTGGGGGAAAGCGACATTCAGGAACTGCGCCTCGAGGGGGATGACTTCCGTCTGGAGGTGCGTCGCAATCTCCCTGCCAGCGCTCCGCCGCTGGCTGTCGTGCAGGCCCCTCAGCCAACCTCGGTTCCGGCCGTGGCAGCTGCACCGGCGCCTCCTGTGCCAGCCCCCTCGGCGCCGCCTCCTCCGGCGGCATCGGCCCGAAGTGATCTGCAGCCGATCACCGCGCCGATGGTCGGCACCTTCTATCGCGCACCTGCTCCTGGAGAAGCCCCCTTCGTGGAGGTGGGCTCCCGTGTCGCCCCCGGTCAGCCGGTCTGCATTCTGGAGGCGATGAAGTTGATGAACGAACTCGAGGCTGAGATCGGCGGTGAGATCGTTGAGATCCTCGTCGAGAACGGGACGCCCGTGGAGTTCGGTCAGGTGCTGATGCGGATCAAGCCCTCCTGA
- a CDS encoding HNH endonuclease: MQARDGVFLEDLCPKVRARQWRRELHQLTGHRCLYCGAASESIDHVFPRSRGGASEDDNCVPACLDCNGAKGDSEAFSWYRSQSFYDPRRAMALRAWVEGDRTLAQRLLSWASPPPPATTGEPAAGRRRRAGGGAHQTRQAAAPLWRWQMAS; this comes from the coding sequence ATGCAGGCCAGGGATGGTGTCTTCCTCGAGGATCTCTGTCCCAAGGTGCGGGCCAGGCAATGGAGGCGTGAGCTGCACCAGCTCACTGGCCACCGCTGTCTCTACTGCGGTGCCGCCTCCGAATCGATCGATCACGTGTTCCCCCGCAGCCGCGGCGGCGCAAGCGAAGACGACAACTGCGTGCCGGCCTGCCTCGACTGCAACGGCGCCAAGGGAGACAGCGAAGCGTTCAGCTGGTATCGCAGTCAGAGCTTTTACGACCCGCGCAGAGCCATGGCCCTGCGTGCCTGGGTGGAGGGGGACCGCACCCTGGCCCAGCGGTTGCTGAGCTGGGCATCACCACCGCCACCGGCAACGACCGGCGAACCGGCGGCAGGCCGGCGGCGGCGCGCCGGCGGGGGAGCTCACCAGACACGGCAGGCCGCCGCTCCGTTGTGGCGATGGCAGATGGCCTCCTGA
- a CDS encoding thiamine-monophosphate kinase, giving the protein MERAPQPQPPQKQQPTLADLGEWELIRRLGAFAPPGQFSDDAALLAEAVAGQGSLVVNTDVLVEGLHFSDPTTGPVDVGWRAAAANLSDLAAMGCTEVVGLTVGLVAPADTLWSWVEGVYDGLAAALGCYGGELLGGDCSGGAQRMLAVTAIGRLPAPPATVWTLQAEEVARTNTGSRPWGVIRRSDGRPGDALICTGPHGLSRLGLALLQGQLPREEQLPDPGLRERAIAAHRRPVPRFDAVRALIGCRPDGIAWRVGGCDSSDGLAAAVGAIAAASGCTAVLNRTSLPMDPAMTALPRAQDWCLNGGEDFELVLALEPGWAETFLAASPGSRQIGALVAGSAGSLGWSDGGAWPGDGEAAGAGYQHFR; this is encoded by the coding sequence GTGGAGCGCGCCCCGCAACCACAGCCACCGCAGAAGCAGCAGCCGACCCTGGCCGATCTGGGCGAGTGGGAACTGATCCGGCGCCTGGGAGCCTTCGCGCCACCGGGACAGTTCAGCGATGACGCCGCCCTGCTGGCCGAAGCGGTCGCAGGCCAGGGAAGCCTGGTGGTCAACACCGATGTGCTGGTGGAAGGACTCCACTTCAGCGACCCCACCACCGGGCCAGTGGATGTGGGCTGGCGGGCGGCGGCGGCCAACCTCTCCGATCTGGCGGCGATGGGCTGCACGGAGGTGGTGGGCCTCACCGTGGGCCTGGTGGCGCCGGCCGACACCCTCTGGAGCTGGGTGGAGGGGGTGTACGACGGGCTGGCGGCGGCCCTGGGCTGCTATGGCGGTGAGCTGCTGGGGGGAGACTGCAGTGGCGGCGCCCAGCGGATGCTGGCGGTCACGGCGATCGGGCGGCTGCCGGCCCCACCAGCCACGGTATGGACGCTGCAGGCCGAGGAGGTCGCACGGACCAACACCGGATCCAGGCCCTGGGGGGTGATCCGCCGCAGCGACGGACGGCCCGGCGATGCCCTGATCTGCACGGGCCCCCATGGCCTGAGCCGGCTGGGGCTGGCACTGCTGCAGGGTCAGCTCCCAAGAGAGGAGCAGCTGCCGGATCCAGGCCTGCGGGAGCGGGCGATCGCGGCACACCGGCGCCCGGTGCCCCGCTTCGATGCGGTGCGGGCCCTAATCGGCTGCCGTCCCGACGGCATCGCCTGGCGGGTGGGCGGTTGCGACAGCAGCGACGGCCTGGCCGCGGCAGTGGGTGCGATCGCGGCTGCCAGCGGCTGTACGGCTGTCCTGAACCGGACATCGCTGCCCATGGATCCCGCCATGACGGCTCTCCCCCGGGCCCAGGACTGGTGCCTGAACGGTGGCGAGGACTTCGAGCTGGTGCTGGCCCTGGAGCCGGGCTGGGCCGAGACATTCCTGGCAGCGTCACCAGGCAGCAGGCAGATCGGCGCCCTGGTGGCGGGATCCGCCGGCTCGCTCGGCTGGAGCGATGGAGGAGCCTGGCCAGGGGACGGGGAGGCGGCCGGCGCGGGTTACCAGCACTTCCGCTGA
- the efp gene encoding elongation factor P gives MISSNDFRTGTTIELDGQVWRVVEFLHVKPGKGSAFVRTKLKAVQSGNVVEKTFRAGETVPQALLEKATLQHTYMEGDDFVFMDMASYEETRLTAKQIGDQRKYLKEGMEVNVVSWNGKPLEVELPNSVILEVTQTDPGVKGDTATGGTKPAIVETGAQVMVPLFISIGEKIKIDTRTDSYLGRES, from the coding sequence ATGATCTCCAGTAACGATTTTCGTACCGGGACCACCATCGAACTCGATGGCCAGGTCTGGCGGGTCGTCGAGTTTCTGCACGTCAAGCCCGGCAAGGGCTCGGCCTTTGTGCGCACCAAGCTCAAGGCGGTTCAGAGCGGCAACGTCGTCGAAAAGACCTTCCGTGCCGGTGAGACCGTGCCGCAGGCTCTGTTGGAGAAGGCCACCCTCCAGCACACCTACATGGAGGGCGATGATTTCGTCTTCATGGACATGGCCTCCTATGAGGAGACCCGCCTCACCGCCAAGCAGATCGGTGATCAGCGCAAGTACCTCAAGGAAGGCATGGAGGTCAACGTCGTCTCCTGGAACGGCAAGCCCCTTGAGGTGGAGCTGCCCAACTCCGTGATCCTCGAGGTCACCCAGACCGATCCGGGCGTTAAGGGCGACACGGCCACCGGCGGCACCAAACCCGCCATCGTCGAGACGGGGGCCCAGGTGATGGTGCCTCTGTTCATCTCGATCGGCGAGAAGATCAAGATCGACACCCGCACCGATTCCTATCTCGGCAGGGAGTCCTGA
- the pdxA gene encoding 4-hydroxythreonine-4-phosphate dehydrogenase PdxA, whose translation MDPSNSNRSIRPHPEVIPPSKPSDRPIAISLGDPAGIGAEVTLAALAHEPRSSPVVLVGCRRWLEDTYLRLRPLRPLRDPADCAIVDVPLSRPVEAGRSGAHEGDASFQWLTAAAELVDQGRCQALVTAPIAKASWHAAGHRYPGQTERLAELAGVENASMLFTARAPGGPWRLNTLLATTHIPLAAVPQQLSPQLLRRQLDALLAFCQRFSQQPRLVVAGLNPHAGEGGTLGREEVDWLGPCLELWRSEHPEVNVEGPMPPDTCWLEAAAAWRGAGAGADGYLALYHDQGLIPVKLLAFDAAVNTTLGLPFLRTSPDHGTAFAIAGQGLAREQSMAAALDTARQLG comes from the coding sequence ATGGATCCGAGCAACAGCAACCGCAGCATCCGTCCGCATCCCGAAGTGATCCCCCCATCGAAACCCAGCGACCGCCCGATTGCCATCTCTCTGGGTGATCCTGCCGGGATCGGCGCCGAGGTGACCCTGGCGGCCCTGGCCCACGAACCCCGCTCGTCGCCGGTGGTGCTGGTGGGTTGCCGCCGCTGGCTGGAGGACACCTACCTGCGCCTCAGGCCCCTGCGACCCCTGCGGGATCCGGCCGACTGCGCCATCGTCGATGTGCCCCTGAGCCGCCCGGTCGAAGCGGGGCGCAGCGGGGCCCATGAGGGCGACGCGAGCTTTCAGTGGCTGACGGCCGCCGCCGAACTGGTGGACCAGGGCCGGTGCCAGGCCCTGGTCACCGCCCCGATCGCCAAGGCCAGCTGGCATGCCGCCGGCCACCGCTATCCCGGCCAGACCGAGCGACTGGCAGAGCTGGCAGGGGTGGAAAACGCCTCGATGCTGTTCACCGCCCGGGCTCCCGGCGGACCATGGCGGCTGAACACCCTGCTGGCCACGACCCACATCCCCCTGGCGGCGGTGCCGCAGCAGCTGAGCCCCCAGCTGCTGCGGCGTCAGCTCGATGCCCTGCTGGCGTTCTGTCAACGCTTCAGCCAGCAGCCACGACTGGTGGTGGCCGGTCTGAATCCCCACGCCGGGGAAGGCGGAACCCTGGGGCGGGAGGAGGTGGACTGGCTTGGCCCCTGCCTGGAGCTGTGGCGCAGCGAACACCCGGAGGTGAACGTGGAGGGCCCCATGCCTCCCGATACCTGCTGGCTGGAAGCAGCGGCAGCCTGGCGAGGAGCGGGGGCGGGCGCGGACGGCTACCTGGCGCTGTACCACGACCAGGGGTTGATCCCAGTGAAGCTGCTGGCCTTCGATGCCGCCGTCAACACGACGCTGGGCCTGCCCTTCCTGCGCACCTCCCCTGACCACGGCACGGCCTTCGCGATCGCAGGCCAGGGCCTGGCCCGGGAGCAGAGCATGGCGGCGGCGCTGGACACCGCACGCCAGCTGGGATGA
- a CDS encoding DEAD/DEAH box helicase, giving the protein MRLGPSGLIEVVCPFDAVTWAQLRALRPRGRWLPRRRCWEFPLEAAAGLERQLRGRFPATPELERWLRWLRQPLPPLPPHRQLVEAAELEHPLPDGRRLFAHQRAAARWLLARRGAVLADPMGLGKTLTALAAARAMVRAADCRLVVLAPAGLHRHWRAEAASLALVAELCSWARIPSELPEAGCVLIVDEAHFAQTIHAARTQAFLRLARHPRLRAIWLLTGTPMKNGRPAQLFPLLAAIGHPLAVDQRAFEERYCQGHWREQGGRRVWSCQGAERLEELQRLLRPLLLHRSKDRCLDLPPKLRRLHPVQLEAAQARGFEHRLQERLEDYRRRVRRGEVRRDAEVLALFTALRQIASDHKLPAAAALVASLLTQGESVVVFTAFVATARRLQAHFGGDAKALLLTGAVPAGRRQALVDRFQAGAMPLLIATYGTAGLGYTLHRARHVLLIERPWTPGDAEQAEDRCHRIGMEGPLTCHWLQLGGADQLVDALIEDKADRISRVLQRGDPSFDRQALPQRVRQMLERW; this is encoded by the coding sequence ATGCGTCTCGGGCCCTCCGGCCTGATCGAGGTGGTCTGTCCCTTCGATGCCGTCACCTGGGCCCAGCTGCGGGCGCTGCGACCCCGCGGTCGCTGGCTGCCACGTCGGCGCTGCTGGGAGTTCCCGCTCGAAGCGGCCGCCGGCCTGGAGCGACAGCTGCGCGGACGCTTCCCCGCCACCCCGGAACTGGAACGCTGGCTGCGCTGGCTGCGGCAGCCCCTGCCACCCCTGCCACCGCATCGCCAGTTGGTGGAGGCGGCCGAACTGGAGCATCCCTTGCCCGATGGACGCCGCCTGTTCGCCCATCAGCGGGCGGCAGCCCGCTGGTTGCTGGCCCGCCGCGGTGCCGTGCTCGCCGATCCGATGGGCCTGGGCAAGACCCTCACCGCCCTGGCGGCGGCCCGGGCGATGGTGCGCGCGGCCGATTGTCGCCTGGTGGTTCTCGCGCCGGCCGGCCTGCATCGCCACTGGCGCGCCGAGGCCGCTTCCCTGGCTCTGGTGGCGGAGCTCTGCAGCTGGGCCCGCATCCCCTCCGAGCTCCCGGAGGCCGGTTGCGTGCTGATCGTCGATGAAGCCCATTTCGCCCAGACGATCCATGCCGCGCGCACCCAGGCCTTCCTGCGCCTGGCTCGTCATCCCCGCTTGCGGGCCATCTGGCTGCTCACGGGTACGCCGATGAAGAATGGCCGCCCCGCCCAGCTCTTCCCCCTGCTGGCAGCCATCGGCCATCCCCTCGCCGTCGATCAGCGGGCCTTTGAGGAGCGCTACTGCCAGGGTCACTGGCGGGAGCAGGGAGGCCGGCGGGTGTGGAGCTGCCAGGGGGCGGAACGCCTGGAGGAACTGCAGCGGCTGCTGCGACCTCTGCTGCTGCATCGCTCCAAGGACCGCTGCCTTGACCTGCCTCCGAAGCTCCGCCGTCTGCATCCGGTGCAACTGGAGGCGGCGCAGGCCCGCGGCTTCGAGCACCGCCTGCAGGAGCGGCTGGAGGACTACCGCCGTCGGGTGCGCCGCGGGGAGGTGCGCCGCGACGCCGAGGTGCTGGCCCTGTTCACCGCCCTGCGCCAGATCGCCTCTGACCACAAGCTGCCGGCCGCGGCGGCGCTGGTCGCTTCCCTGTTGACGCAGGGGGAGTCGGTGGTGGTGTTCACCGCCTTCGTGGCCACCGCCCGGCGTCTGCAGGCGCACTTCGGTGGCGATGCCAAGGCCCTGTTGCTCACGGGTGCCGTGCCTGCCGGCCGTCGTCAGGCTCTTGTGGACCGCTTTCAGGCCGGGGCGATGCCGCTGCTGATCGCCACCTATGGCACTGCGGGACTGGGATACACCCTGCATCGCGCCCGCCATGTACTGCTGATCGAACGTCCCTGGACCCCCGGTGATGCCGAGCAGGCGGAGGACCGCTGCCATCGCATTGGCATGGAGGGGCCGCTGACCTGCCACTGGCTGCAGCTCGGAGGCGCCGATCAGCTGGTCGATGCCTTGATTGAGGACAAGGCGGATCGCATCTCGCGGGTGCTGCAGCGTGGCGATCCGTCCTTTGACCGCCAGGCTCTGCCGCAGCGGGTGCGTCAGATGCTGGAGCGCTGGTGA
- a CDS encoding SDR family oxidoreductase, with the protein MAASGVNPALPASVLVLGGGYSGRRFADTLRRQGCSVSLTTRREPQEAERPGNDGCRWLRFDPEAGVVPTAADLAGIEAVLVTIPPDAQGGDPVLQHLGTTLQALAPRWVGYLSTTGVYGDSGGDWVDEDSPTRPGLPRSRARLACEQAWRQLDLPLQIFRLPAIYGPGRSPLEQLRNGTARLIHKPGQVFSRVHVDDIAGALLHCLALPAERRPETLILADTCPCPSSEMLGFAAHLLDCKLPPLQPYARIEAELSPMARSFWSENRRASSRRLRQEVGYRLRFPTYREGLSALTARRT; encoded by the coding sequence ATGGCAGCCAGCGGTGTCAACCCCGCTCTGCCGGCCTCCGTGCTGGTGCTGGGGGGTGGCTACAGCGGCCGACGCTTCGCCGACACCCTCCGTCGTCAGGGATGCTCCGTTTCCCTGACGACGCGCCGCGAGCCGCAGGAAGCCGAACGGCCCGGCAACGACGGCTGCCGCTGGCTGCGCTTCGACCCGGAGGCGGGGGTCGTACCGACAGCGGCCGATCTGGCCGGCATCGAGGCGGTGCTCGTGACCATCCCCCCCGACGCACAGGGAGGGGATCCGGTGCTGCAGCACCTGGGCACCACCCTGCAGGCCCTGGCGCCCCGCTGGGTGGGCTACCTCTCGACCACCGGCGTGTACGGCGACAGCGGCGGCGACTGGGTGGATGAGGACAGCCCCACCCGACCGGGCCTGCCGCGCAGTCGCGCCCGGCTGGCCTGCGAGCAGGCCTGGCGCCAGCTGGACCTTCCCCTGCAGATCTTCCGCCTGCCGGCGATCTACGGCCCTGGCCGATCACCGCTGGAACAGCTGCGCAACGGCACGGCGCGACTGATCCATAAACCCGGCCAGGTGTTCTCGCGGGTGCATGTGGACGACATCGCCGGAGCGCTGCTGCACTGCCTGGCGCTGCCGGCCGAACGGCGACCGGAGACCCTGATCCTGGCGGACACCTGTCCCTGCCCCTCCAGCGAGATGCTCGGCTTCGCGGCCCACCTGCTCGATTGCAAGCTGCCGCCGCTGCAGCCTTATGCACGGATCGAGGCCGAACTCAGCCCAATGGCTCGCAGCTTCTGGAGCGAAAACCGTCGGGCCAGCAGCCGCCGCCTGCGCCAGGAGGTGGGCTACCGGCTTCGCTTCCCCACCTATCGCGAAGGGCTTTCCGCGCTCACTGCCCGTCGAACTTGA